One genomic region from Sulfurimonas sp. encodes:
- a CDS encoding ArsS family sensor histidine kinase, which yields MRKHAVFLTVLFAYVVTIVSVSAVFWEFYRLNKHRYIENIFSKHETITQLYREHQQKKTSNILLEANLAVYKFIIEKEKNYQQVILKKAKVLKQKDFQRVDESIILDKKGLYTQKVVRDFRISMLEWRKKIYFYIKSPIGSVLIEDEALKPYSYFSLAYTYSTIMLIISISFLLILQRLRPLIRLRRKIARFGDGDLKISFKTSGSDEIALVSNELENAREKINTILESRTLFLRNIMHELKTPIAKGTIATQMLKTTKQRDRFCSIFGRLESLVAEFALIEEVTSISNKDDFKEYRLVDIVDEAIDMAMLDKSGITIDIDASAKLVVNYRLYTTAIKNMIDNGIKYSPDAHVKIMSIDDELCFESKGECLSEPLHYYIEPFTKDNPSKNSFGLGLYLVDSILKAHDKVLAHEYVNGQNRFIFA from the coding sequence TTGCGTAAACATGCTGTTTTTTTAACTGTACTTTTTGCTTATGTAGTAACAATAGTAAGTGTAAGTGCAGTTTTTTGGGAATTTTATAGACTTAATAAACATAGATATATAGAGAATATTTTCTCAAAACACGAAACAATAACGCAACTTTATCGTGAACATCAACAGAAAAAAACTTCAAATATTTTACTAGAAGCAAACTTGGCAGTTTATAAGTTTATTATAGAAAAAGAAAAAAATTATCAACAGGTTATTTTAAAAAAAGCTAAAGTATTAAAACAAAAAGATTTTCAAAGAGTTGATGAATCTATAATCCTTGATAAAAAAGGACTTTATACTCAAAAAGTTGTTCGTGATTTTAGAATATCGATGCTTGAATGGCGTAAAAAAATATACTTTTATATAAAATCTCCTATTGGTTCGGTATTGATTGAAGATGAGGCTTTAAAACCTTATAGTTACTTCTCTTTAGCATATACTTATTCAACAATAATGCTTATTATTTCTATCTCTTTTTTATTGATACTTCAAAGACTTAGACCTCTTATTCGTTTAAGAAGAAAAATAGCCCGTTTTGGAGATGGAGATTTAAAAATCTCTTTTAAAACATCAGGTAGTGATGAGATAGCACTTGTATCAAATGAACTTGAAAATGCAAGAGAGAAAATTAACACTATTTTAGAATCAAGAACACTTTTCTTGAGAAATATAATGCATGAGTTAAAAACGCCAATAGCTAAAGGAACAATAGCCACACAGATGCTAAAAACTACCAAACAAAGAGATAGGTTTTGTTCTATTTTTGGAAGACTAGAGTCGTTAGTTGCAGAATTTGCTCTTATAGAAGAGGTTACAAGTATTAGCAATAAAGATGATTTTAAAGAGTATAGACTTGTAGATATTGTTGATGAAGCTATCGATATGGCGATGTTAGATAAAAGTGGAATAACTATTGATATAGATGCGAGCGCTAAGTTAGTAGTAAATTATAGGTTATATACAACAGCTATAAAAAACATGATAGATAATGGTATTAAATACTCCCCAGATGCACATGTTAAAATTATGAGTATAGATGATGAGTTGTGTTTTGAGAGTAAGGGAGAGTGTTTATCAGAACCACTACATTACTACATAGAGCCTTTTACAAAAGATAATCCATCTAAAAATAGTTTCGGTTTAGGTTTATATCTTGTTGATTCCATTTTAAAGGCACATGACAAAGTATTGGCACATGAATATGTAAATGGACAAAATCGTTTTATTTTTGCATAA
- the mltF gene encoding membrane-bound lytic murein transglycosylase MltF, with product MNNISKNFKILFSMLLAFSIFSFGWLSHSAYTPGNRIKKLSILDKIKKSKILNVVLLNAPSTYYIGSDGVRGFEYDLLNAYAEHLGVELSITKANTIKDAIELSKLEHIHITSASLTKTIQRQKTFNFGPSYFEVQEQVICNRGMLGSGKFPRDIEDLAGLSITVGEGTSYSERITALQKDGYDINATLDSDLSTEELLEQVASHEIDCTVADSNIYALNQRYFPKIALAFVISEREQLAWVLAKGSTELEADMYSWFNSYNQSGKLARLKDHYYSYVLFFNYYNTKMFYKRVKSRLPKYKKYFVKYSKKYNIPWTLLAAQSYQESHWNPRAKSFTGVRGLMMLTRRTAKILGVKNRLNPDQSIKGGTRHLKFMIDKVPKEVVGDDRLKFALASYNIGFGHIKDAQRLTKKMGLNQNVWSDLKKALPLLSQKSYYKTLKHGYARGSEPVKYVDSIYDFRNILQNINDTTKKN from the coding sequence ATGAATAATATTAGTAAAAATTTTAAAATTCTTTTTTCAATGCTTCTTGCATTTTCTATCTTTTCCTTTGGTTGGCTCAGTCATTCGGCATATACTCCAGGTAATAGAATAAAAAAATTATCTATTTTAGATAAAATCAAAAAATCAAAAATTTTAAATGTTGTTTTACTAAATGCTCCTTCAACTTACTATATAGGATCCGATGGAGTTAGAGGTTTTGAGTATGATTTACTAAACGCTTATGCTGAGCATCTCGGAGTTGAGTTAAGCATTACCAAGGCAAACACAATTAAAGATGCTATAGAATTGAGTAAACTAGAGCATATACATATAACTTCAGCATCTTTAACAAAAACAATACAACGACAAAAAACTTTTAACTTCGGACCTTCTTATTTTGAAGTTCAAGAACAGGTGATTTGTAACAGAGGAATGTTGGGAAGTGGTAAGTTCCCTAGAGATATAGAAGACTTAGCAGGACTTAGTATCACAGTTGGAGAAGGTACAAGTTATAGTGAAAGAATCACAGCTTTACAAAAAGATGGTTATGATATAAATGCAACACTCGACTCAGACCTCTCAACTGAGGAACTACTAGAACAAGTTGCATCTCATGAGATAGATTGTACGGTGGCAGATTCAAATATTTATGCACTCAACCAGAGGTATTTTCCTAAAATTGCCTTAGCCTTTGTGATAAGTGAGAGAGAACAACTAGCCTGGGTTTTAGCCAAAGGTTCAACAGAGTTAGAGGCTGACATGTACTCGTGGTTTAACAGTTATAACCAAAGTGGAAAATTAGCTAGATTAAAAGACCATTATTACAGTTATGTACTGTTTTTTAACTACTATAATACGAAAATGTTTTACAAGAGGGTAAAATCAAGACTGCCAAAATATAAAAAGTATTTTGTAAAATATAGTAAAAAATATAATATTCCTTGGACGCTTTTAGCTGCACAATCTTATCAAGAATCTCATTGGAATCCAAGAGCAAAAAGTTTTACAGGAGTGAGAGGTTTGATGATGCTAACTCGTAGAACTGCAAAAATTTTAGGGGTCAAAAATCGTTTAAATCCTGATCAAAGTATAAAAGGTGGAACAAGGCATCTTAAGTTTATGATAGATAAAGTACCAAAAGAAGTTGTTGGTGATGACCGTTTAAAGTTTGCTTTAGCATCTTATAATATTGGTTTTGGGCACATCAAAGACGCCCAGCGACTAACTAAAAAAATGGGACTGAATCAAAATGTATGGAGTGACTTAAAAAAGGCTCTGCCACTTCTCTCGCAAAAAAGTTACTATAAAACATTGAAACATGGATATGCAAGAGGAAGTGAACCTGTAAAGTATGTTGATTCTATTTATGACTTTAGAAATATTTTACAAAATATAAATGATACAACTAAAAAAAATTAA
- the nadD gene encoding nicotinate (nicotinamide) nucleotide adenylyltransferase: MKTIALFGGSFDPPHIGHIAIVKALSNLDEIDKVVVLPTFLNPFKEKSFLKASKRFELLKELFLNDKDVEISDYEVKQEQKVTSIKSVKHFLKKYKKIYFVIGADNLKTLKKWQNYEELKELVTFIIASRDAIVIPRKYITLNIDENISSSELRIQNKRNNLNNRIEQITNSLDKHKAEGIEVFDLRDKNYFVDYAIIASSLGTRHTPALLNHLKDDIKPAEKFNNVDESGDWIVIDLGDILIHIMTPEYRVKYDMESFLSSLKEGKEGAEL; the protein is encoded by the coding sequence ATGAAAACAATCGCTCTTTTTGGAGGTTCTTTTGACCCTCCGCATATTGGACATATTGCTATTGTCAAAGCCTTGAGTAATCTTGATGAGATTGATAAGGTTGTTGTTTTGCCTACATTTTTAAACCCATTTAAAGAAAAATCTTTTCTAAAAGCTTCTAAGAGATTTGAGTTATTAAAAGAGCTTTTTTTAAATGATAAAGATGTAGAAATTTCAGACTATGAAGTAAAACAGGAACAAAAAGTTACCTCTATAAAAAGTGTAAAACATTTTTTAAAAAAGTACAAAAAGATTTACTTTGTTATTGGTGCAGACAATCTTAAAACTTTAAAAAAATGGCAAAACTATGAAGAACTTAAAGAGTTAGTTACTTTCATAATTGCCTCAAGAGATGCCATTGTAATACCAAGAAAATATATAACTCTAAATATTGATGAAAATATTTCATCATCAGAATTAAGAATACAAAACAAAAGGAATAACTTGAACAATAGAATAGAACAAATCACAAATTCACTAGATAAACACAAAGCCGAAGGCATCGAAGTTTTTGACTTAAGAGATAAAAACTACTTTGTAGATTATGCAATCATAGCTTCATCACTTGGTACAAGACATACACCAGCACTTCTGAACCACCTAAAAGATGATATCAAACCTGCTGAAAAATTTAACAATGTTGATGAAAGTGGAGATTGGATAGTTATTGATTTAGGAGATATTCTTATTCACATTATGACACCAGAGTATAGAGTAAAGTACGATATGGAGAGTTTTTTAAGCTCACTTAAAGAAGGAAAAGAAGGCGCGGAGCTTTAA
- the gap gene encoding type I glyceraldehyde-3-phosphate dehydrogenase, which produces MALKIAINGFGRIGRCVARIAATRDDVEIVAINDMASREMLLYLLKNDSVHGTFASDIADVDADHISIDGQSIEIFNDRDPKKLKFADCGADIVLECTGAFLTQESAQVHIDNGVSKVLFSAPAKDKNTATFVLGVNEGLYDGQAIVSNASCTTNCLAPVAKVLDDAFGIEKGLMTTIHSYTNDQNILDVKHSKDKRRARAGALNMIPTTTGAAKAISLVMPQLTGRLHGQSVRVPTPNVSMVDLNVVVKKQTSLEEVTAVFNQMADTKLKGLLLIDKEMRVSQDFVGSPYSSIVAEDLTQVIGGDMIKVMAWYDNEWGYSMRLIDMALHISK; this is translated from the coding sequence ATGGCATTAAAGATAGCAATTAACGGTTTTGGTAGAATTGGTCGTTGTGTAGCACGCATAGCAGCAACAAGAGATGATGTTGAGATAGTGGCGATAAATGACATGGCAAGTAGAGAGATGCTTTTGTATCTACTAAAAAATGATTCTGTTCATGGAACTTTTGCTAGTGATATAGCAGATGTAGATGCTGATCACATTAGCATTGATGGACAAAGCATTGAAATTTTTAATGACCGTGATCCTAAAAAGTTAAAATTTGCAGATTGTGGCGCAGATATTGTTTTAGAGTGTACAGGTGCATTTTTAACTCAAGAATCTGCTCAAGTTCATATAGACAATGGTGTTTCTAAAGTTTTATTTTCTGCCCCTGCTAAAGATAAAAATACAGCTACATTTGTTTTGGGGGTAAATGAAGGTTTATATGATGGACAAGCGATAGTTTCAAATGCTTCTTGTACAACAAACTGTTTAGCTCCTGTTGCAAAAGTTTTAGATGATGCTTTTGGTATTGAGAAAGGTTTAATGACAACCATTCATTCATATACAAATGATCAAAATATATTGGATGTAAAACATTCAAAAGATAAAAGAAGAGCGAGAGCTGGTGCATTAAATATGATTCCAACTACAACAGGTGCTGCAAAAGCCATCTCTTTAGTTATGCCACAACTAACAGGAAGACTTCATGGGCAAAGTGTTCGTGTTCCAACTCCAAATGTTTCTATGGTTGATTTAAATGTTGTAGTTAAAAAACAAACTTCACTTGAAGAAGTTACAGCTGTGTTTAACCAAATGGCAGATACAAAATTAAAAGGTCTGTTACTTATAGATAAAGAAATGAGAGTTTCTCAAGATTTCGTTGGTTCACCTTATAGCTCAATAGTTGCTGAAGATTTAACTCAAGTAATTGGCGGAGATATGATTAAAGTTATGGCTTGGTACGATAATGAGTGGGGTTACTCAATGCGTTTAATAGACATGGCTCTACATATTTCTAAGTAA
- a CDS encoding phosphoglycerate kinase, producing MELLNIKKLDLAGKKVFIRCDFNVPMDEFGNISDDRRIRSAISTINFCLDQNCSVILASHLGRPKGAVVEKYSLIPVARRIQHLLKRDVVIATDVVGKDAMEKVSNLKKGDVLLLENLRFEDGETKNDEELSKKLASMADFYVNDAFGVCHRAHSSVEGITKFFDENHKAAGFLLQREIEFFGKLISNPVRPFAAIIGGSKVSGKLEALINLLPKVDKVFIGGGMAFTFLKQMGYDIGASLVEDDLLQDAGHVMDEAKKLGVKFYLPVDVIAADKFAEDAISKIVTAQEIPKGWMGLDIGPATVRLYREGLNDVQTVLWNGPMGVYEMDKFARGSSKIAHFVADSYATTVVGGGDTADLVQRIGVDDEISFISTGGGASLELLEGKILPGVAPLIVKEG from the coding sequence ATGGAATTATTAAATATAAAAAAACTCGATTTAGCAGGTAAAAAAGTTTTTATCAGATGTGATTTTAATGTACCAATGGATGAGTTTGGAAATATCTCTGATGATAGAAGAATTCGTTCAGCTATCTCAACTATTAATTTTTGCTTAGATCAAAACTGTTCAGTTATTTTAGCTTCACATCTTGGTCGTCCAAAAGGTGCAGTGGTTGAAAAATATTCACTTATTCCAGTAGCTAGAAGAATACAGCATCTTTTAAAAAGAGATGTAGTTATAGCTACTGATGTTGTTGGCAAAGACGCTATGGAAAAAGTGTCTAATCTTAAAAAGGGAGATGTTCTTCTTTTAGAAAATCTTCGTTTTGAAGATGGTGAAACTAAAAATGATGAAGAGTTATCTAAAAAGTTAGCATCTATGGCAGATTTTTATGTAAATGATGCTTTTGGTGTTTGTCATCGTGCTCACTCTTCAGTTGAAGGAATTACAAAGTTTTTTGATGAAAATCACAAGGCGGCAGGTTTTTTACTTCAAAGAGAAATCGAATTTTTTGGTAAACTTATCTCAAATCCTGTTCGTCCTTTTGCTGCTATAATTGGTGGTAGTAAGGTTTCAGGAAAACTAGAAGCACTTATAAATCTTCTTCCAAAAGTTGATAAGGTATTTATTGGTGGAGGAATGGCTTTTACATTTTTAAAACAGATGGGTTATGATATAGGAGCCTCTTTAGTTGAAGATGATTTACTCCAAGATGCTGGGCATGTTATGGATGAAGCTAAAAAATTAGGGGTTAAGTTTTACTTGCCAGTTGATGTTATAGCTGCTGATAAGTTTGCTGAAGATGCCATAAGTAAGATAGTTACAGCACAAGAAATTCCAAAAGGATGGATGGGTTTAGATATTGGACCTGCAACAGTTAGACTTTATCGTGAGGGTTTAAATGATGTTCAAACTGTTCTTTGGAATGGACCTATGGGTGTTTATGAAATGGATAAATTTGCAAGAGGCTCATCAAAAATAGCACATTTTGTAGCTGATAGTTATGCAACAACTGTTGTTGGTGGTGGAGATACTGCTGACCTTGTTCAACGCATAGGTGTTGATGATGAGATAAGTTTTATCTCAACGGGTGGAGGAGCTTCTTTAGAATTATTAGAGGGCAAAATTTTACCAGGTGTAGCACCATTAATCGTTAAAGAAGGTTAA
- a CDS encoding triose-phosphate isomerase: MSQEVLVFPAISSLDSHEGKVTLGAQNAYATINGAFTGEIGLEQLEEFGIKTILIGHSERRHVLGETQEELVEKFNFYKELGFRIVYCVGEPLEIRESSNEEMMEYISAQYEGIDAEYDNLVIAYEPVWAIGTGLTPTLRDIELLHLALKQKSKAPLLYGGSVKVSNVEEVLSIENVDGVLVGGASLIAKDFAKMCDIAQDIADKE, encoded by the coding sequence ATTTCTCAAGAAGTTTTAGTATTTCCTGCTATATCTTCTCTTGATAGCCATGAAGGTAAAGTTACTTTAGGTGCTCAAAATGCTTACGCAACTATAAATGGAGCTTTTACAGGGGAAATAGGTTTAGAGCAGTTAGAAGAATTTGGGATAAAAACTATTCTTATCGGACATAGTGAACGCCGTCATGTTTTAGGCGAAACACAAGAAGAGCTTGTTGAAAAATTTAACTTTTATAAAGAGTTAGGTTTTAGAATTGTTTATTGTGTTGGTGAGCCATTAGAGATACGAGAATCTAGCAATGAAGAAATGATGGAATATATCTCTGCTCAATATGAAGGTATAGATGCTGAGTATGATAATCTTGTTATAGCTTATGAACCAGTTTGGGCGATAGGTACAGGTTTAACACCAACTCTTAGAGATATAGAACTTCTTCATCTAGCACTAAAGCAAAAAAGTAAAGCACCTCTTCTTTATGGTGGTAGTGTAAAAGTATCAAATGTTGAAGAAGTTCTTAGCATAGAAAATGTTGATGGTGTACTCGTTGGTGGAGCCTCACTAATAGCAAAAGACTTTGCAAAAATGTGTGACATAGCACAAGATATAGCAGATAAGGAATAA
- the fabI gene encoding enoyl-ACP reductase FabI, protein MIMKGKRGLIVGLANNKSIAYGIAKSCAEQGAEMAFTYLNDALKKRVEPIAKEFGSDKVYELDVSNEEHMSRIASLIEKDFGKIDFLVHSVAFAPKEALSQPFLKTTKEAFQIAMDISVFSLIDLTNRLESVLTDDASILTLSYLGGPKYIVNYNVMGVAKAALESTVRYMAVDLGKKGQRVNAISAGPIRTLAAAGIGDFKQILNWNEINSPLKKNVTTTQVGNSAMYLLSDLASGVTGEVHYVDSGYNVMGMAAADINEEGKTVLAWDMRK, encoded by the coding sequence ATGATAATGAAAGGTAAAAGAGGTCTAATCGTAGGTCTTGCAAATAATAAATCAATAGCTTATGGAATCGCAAAATCTTGTGCAGAACAAGGTGCAGAGATGGCATTTACATACTTAAACGATGCACTTAAAAAAAGAGTTGAGCCGATAGCTAAAGAGTTTGGAAGTGATAAGGTTTATGAACTTGATGTATCAAATGAAGAACATATGTCAAGAATTGCAAGTTTGATAGAAAAAGATTTTGGCAAGATTGATTTTTTAGTTCACTCTGTTGCTTTTGCTCCAAAAGAAGCACTTTCACAACCTTTTCTCAAAACTACTAAAGAAGCCTTCCAAATTGCTATGGATATTTCAGTTTTTTCACTTATAGACTTAACAAATCGTTTAGAATCGGTTTTAACTGATGATGCATCTATTCTTACTCTTTCATATTTAGGTGGGCCAAAATATATTGTAAATTATAATGTAATGGGAGTTGCAAAAGCAGCACTTGAATCAACTGTACGGTATATGGCTGTTGATTTAGGTAAAAAAGGTCAAAGAGTAAATGCTATCTCTGCTGGACCTATTAGAACACTTGCTGCAGCGGGAATTGGTGATTTTAAACAGATTTTAAACTGGAATGAAATCAACTCTCCACTAAAGAAAAATGTAACAACTACACAAGTTGGAAATTCTGCTATGTACCTTCTCAGTGATTTAGCATCTGGAGTTACTGGTGAAGTCCACTATGTAGATAGTGGTTATAATGTCATGGGTATGGCAGCTGCTGATATAAATGAAGAAGGTAAAACTGTTCTTGCATGGGATATGCGAAAGTAA